The following are encoded in a window of Penicillium oxalicum strain HP7-1 chromosome II, whole genome shotgun sequence genomic DNA:
- a CDS encoding Mitochondrial import inner membrane translocase subunit tim50, with translation MLSRAVLPLARRNVLASTVRVSALSAQRPRWYAKGKTNTPYTLPDSLQDKDTQSKDSKSTKKQATPQKAEAESQATPETEAPEPTTASEPEPVSQKPLPDLTQGIPSTLAAELEARQRKGSLNITEDHTRTEDYSEDGSGRGGGDIPKSGYETSLDRRKARMANIMYAVMLAAGIAGMGYLGRNWETEEEERAHTETPSGWSPGLWWGRIKARTGDLTSYYKDPAFPKLLPDEDPTMRQPYTLVLSLEDLLVHSEWSREHGWRVAKRPGVDYFLRYLNQYYELVLFTSVPSMMADQVLRKLDPYRIIRWPLFREATRYKDGEYIKDLSYLNRDLSKVILIDTKEEHARLQPENSIILDKWTGDSKDKTLVALIPFLEYLAGMGVEDVRTVLKSFEGTNIPIEFSKREKAMRERFEKQLEEEKKKKPSIGMGSLASALGLKSSRTLDGEPSPIEGLAQGKMVWDQIRERGQKNYEMIDREIRENGEKWLAEMAAEEEKARQEQMNSMKGSFTGMFGMGSSKE, from the exons ATGCTGAGCCGTGCCGTGCTGCCTCTTGCGAGGCGAAACGTCCTCGCCTCGACCGTCCGAGTGTCCGCTCTATCGGCCCAGCGACCCAGGTGGTACGCCAAGGGCAAGACCAACACCCCCTACACGCTTCCTGATTCTTTGCAAGATAAGGATACTCAgtcaaaagattcaaaatcgACAAAGAAGCAAGCCACTCCCCAAAAAGCCGAGGCTGAATCACAGGCCACGCCCGAGACCGAAGCGCCTGAGCCGACCACCGCC TCCGAACCGGAACCCGTTTCTCAAAAGCCACTTCCAGACTTGACGCAAGGTATTCCATCGACCTTGGCCGCAGAGCTCGAAGCTCGACAGAGGAAAGGGTCCTTGAACATCACCGAAGACCATACCCGCACGGAAGACTACAGCGAGGACGGCAGTGGccgcggtggtggtgataTTCCCAAGAGTGGCTATGAGACTTCCCTCGATCGCCGAAAGGCGCGCATGGCCAACATCATGTACGCTGTGATGCTGGCTGCTGGTATCGCCGGCATGGGTTACTTGGGTCGCAATTgggagaccgaggaggaggagcgcgCCCATACAGAGACTCCTTCTGGCTGGAGTCCTGGCCTCTGGTGGGGCCGTATCAAGGCCCGTACTGGCGATCTGACCAGTTACTACAAGGACCCGGCCTTCCCAAAGCTGCTTCCAGACGAGGACCCTACGATGCGCCAGCCTTACACGCTGGTTTTGTCCCTGGAGGACCTCCTTGTGCACAGTGAATGGAGCCGAGAGCACGGGTGGCGTGTTGCGAAGCGCCCCGGTGTTGACTACTTCCTTCGATACCTCAACCAGTACTACGAACTCGTTTTGTTCACCAGCGTTCCCAGCATGATGGCCGACCAGGTGCTTCGAAAACTGGACCCGTACCGAATCATCCGCTGGCCCCTCTTCCGCGAAGCTACCCGTTATAAGGACGGAGAGTATATTAAG GATCTGTCATACTTGAACCGTGACCTCTCCAAGGTTATCCTGATCGACACCAAGGAAGAACATGCTCGCTTGCAACCCGAGAACTCCATTATTCTGGACAAGTGGACCGGTGACTCTAAGGACAAGACCCTTGTCGCCCTCATTCCGTTCCTCGAGTATCTTGCTGGCATGGGCGTGGAGGATGTGCGTACGGTTCTGAAGTCATTTGAGGGTACCAACATCCCCATTGAGTTCTCCAAGCGCGAGAAGGCCATGCGCGAGCGTTTCGAGAAGCAActtgaggaggagaaaaagaagaagccgTCTATTGGCATGGGAAGCCTTGCCTCCGCTCTCGGTCTGAAGTCGAGCCGAACTCTGGATGGCGAGCCATCCCCCATCGAGGGTCTTGCCCAAGGCAAGATGGTGTGGGACCAGATTCGTGAGCGTGGTCAGAAGAACTACGAGATGATCGATCGCGAGATTCGCGAGAATGGCGAGAAGTGGCTGGCCGAGATGgctgccgaggaggaaaaggccCGTCAGGAGCAAATGAACAGCATGAAGGGATCCTTCACCGGCATGTTTGGCATGGGCTCCAGCAAGGAGTAA
- a CDS encoding 26S proteasome regulatory subunit rpn11 encodes MDRINRMLQAAQGIGMGGGAPGGDTPNLIDNSETVHISSLALLKMLRHGRAGVPMEVMGLMLGEFVDEYTVRVVDVFAMPQSGTGVSVEAVDPVFQTKMMEMLRQTGRPETVVGWYHSHPGFGCWLSSVDINTQQSFEQLTPRAVAVVVDPIQSVKGKVVIDAFRLIQPQTVVMGQEPRQTTSNLGHLNKPSIQALIHGLNRHYYSIAIDYRKTGLEENMLMNLHKHVWTEALQMNDFHEEGKHNVEQMKQLVSLAEGYEKRVKEETELTKEQLKTRYVGKVDPKKHIEDVSQKLIEDNIVAVSRQMIDKEASVAQQSASKDAGNGTSMEVDEDL; translated from the exons ATGGACCGCATCAACCGTATGCTACAGGCCGCTCAAGGCATTGGAATGGGAGGTGGTGCTCCTGGTGGG GATACCCCGAACTTGATCGACAATTCCGAAACCGTTCACATTTCCTCCCTAGCACTACTGAAGATGTTGCGACACGGTCGTGCGGGTGTGCCAATGGAGGTCATGGGGCTCATGCTTGGCGAATTTGTGGATGAGTACACTGTACGGGTGGTAGATGTGTTCGCCATGCCACAAAGTGGTACCGGTGTCAGTGTCGAGGCTGTGGATCCTGTGTTTCAGACTAAGATGATGGAAATGCTCCGGCAAACTGGACG ACCAGAGACTGTCGTTGGCTGGTACCATTCGCATCCTGGCTTTGGATGCTGGCTTTCGTCGGTCGATATCAACACGCAGCAGTCTTTTGAACAGCTTACTCCCCGCGCCGTCGCCGTCGTCGTTGACCCTATTCAATCCGTGAAGGGAAAGGTGGTCATTGATGCATTCCGTCTCATTCAACCGCAGACCGTTGTGATGGGCCAAGAGCCCCGCCAAACGACGTCAAACTTGGGCCACTTGAACAAGCCCTCCATTCAGGCTCTCATCCACGGACTGAACCGCCACTACTACAGCATTGCTATCGATTATCGAAAGACAGGTCTGGAGGAGAACATGCTTATGAACCTCCACAAGCATGTATGGACCGAGGCTTTGCAGATGAATGACTTCCATGAGGAGGGCAAACACAATGTGGAGCAGATGAAACAGCTCGTCAGCCTTGCCGAGGGCTACGAGAAGCGAGTGAAGGAAGAGACCGAGCTTACAAAGGAGCAATTGAAGACGAGATATGTCGGAAAGGTCGACCCTAAGAAGC ATATCGAGGACGTCAGTCAAAAATTGATCGAAGACAATATTGTGGCGGTGTCGAGGCAAATGATCGATAAGGAAGCCTCAGTCGCTCAGCAGTCAGCGAGCAAGGACGCCGGAAACGGTACTTCCATGGAGGTTGATGAGGATCTCTAG
- a CDS encoding Histone deacetylase RPD3 yields the protein MAAEPVSNGSGANNKKVAYFYDSDVGNYAYVSGHPMKPHRIRMTHSLVMNYGLYKKMEIYRAKPASKYEMTQFHTDEYIDFLSKVTPDNMDQYSKEQSRYNVGDDCPVFDGLFEFCGISAGGSMEGAARLNRGKCDVAVNWAGGLHHAKKSEASGFCYVNDIVLGILELLRFKQRVLYVDIDVHHGDGVEEAFYTTDRVMTVSFHKYGEYFPGTGELRDIGVGSGKYYAVNFPLRDGINDASYKSIFEPVIKSVMEWYRPEAVVLQCGGDSLSGDRLGCFNLSMRGHANCVNFIKSFDLPTLILGGGGYTMRNVARTWAYETGILVGDNLTSELPYNDYYEYFAPDYELDVRPSNMDNANTKDYLDKIRNQVVENLKRTAFAPSVQMTDVPRNPMLDGMDDEADDVLDDLDEDENKDKRFTQRRFDQYVEKPGELSESEDEEENAANGVRRQPGAVRRRNQANYRNIDAADSGLDSGMATPLEASSIADNEAEGALDTKLAEIPLAESGAAAFADGEDTPMADSEQMAVDAEGKINSAAVSQQPSPSARDEDTAMEDVETAVAEPEVAQPLATEEKKPEASPPAEESAKSPASPAGARSVSKESSPPAVEASAPVDESMKTETANGETTAEPTKKEE from the exons ATGGCTGCTGAACCTGTCTCCAATGGCTCGGGTGCCAACAACAAAAAGGTTGCCTACTTCTACGACTCAGACGTGGGCAATTATGCCTACGTCTCAGGTCACCCCATGAAGCCTCATCGCATTCGCATGACCCACAGCTTGGTTATGAACTATGGGCTTTACAAGAAAATGGAAATTTAT CGTGCGAAGCCGGCTTCGAAGTACGAAATGACCCAATTCCACACCGACGAGTACATCGACTTCCTCTCCAAGGTGACACCCGACAATATGGATCAGTATTCCAAGGAACAAAGTCGCTATAACGTTGGTGATGACTGTCCTGTCTTTGACGGTTTGTTTGAATTCTGTGGTATCAGTGCTGGAGGCAGCATGGAAGGTGCGGCTCGTTTAAATCGTGGCAAATGCGATGTCGCTGTCAATTGGGCCGGTGGACTTCACCATGCCAAAAAGAGCGAAGCGAGCGGATTCTGCTACGTGAATG ATATCGTCCTCGGCATTCTTGAACTACTCCGGTTCAAGCAGCGGGTTCTCTACGTGGATATCGATGTCCATCACGGCGACGGTGTAGAAGAAGCCTTCTACACTACGGATCGTGTCATGACGGTATCCTTCCACAAGTACGGCGAGTATTTCCCCGGTACTGGTGAGCTTCGCGATATCGGCGTTGGCTCAGGGAAATACTACGCCGTGAACTTCCCTCTCCGTGACGGTATTAATGATGCCTCCTACAAGAGCATTTTTGAGCCTGTCATCAAGAGTGTCATGGAGTGGTATCGTCCGGAGGCCGTCGTCCTTCAGTGCGGTGGTGACAGTCTGTCTGGTGACCGTCTTGGCTGCTTCAACCTGAGTATGCGGGGCCACGCCAACTGCGTCAACTTTATCAAAAGCTTTGATCTGCCAACCCTGAtcctcggcggtggcggcTACACCATGAGAAACGTCGCGCGCACTTGGGCCTACGAGACAGGTATACTCGTTGGTGACAATCTCACCTCCGAATTGCCCTACAATGACTACTACGAG TACTTTGCCCCGGATTACGAGCTTGATGTCCGCCCTTCGAACATGGATAACGCAAACACGAAAGATTACCTGGACAAGATTCGTAACCAGGTTGTTGAGAATCTGAAGCGCACAGCTTTCGCTCCTTCCGTCCAAATGACAGACGTCCCTCGTAATCCAATGCTTGATGGCATGGATGACGAGGCCGATGACGTTCTCGATGAcctggacgaggatgagaacaAGGATAAGCGCTTCACTCAGCGTCGCTTCGACCAGTATGTCGAAAAGCCTGGCGAGCTCAGCGAaagtgaggatgaggaagaaaaTGCTGCCAACGGTGTTCGTCGCCAGCCCGGTGCGGTTCGTCGTCGAAACCAGGCCAACTATCGGAACATCGACGCGGCCGATTCTGGGCTCGACAGCGGCATGGCGACTCCCTTAGAAGCATCCTCAATCGCTGACAATGAGGCGGAGGGTGCCCTCGACACGAAGTTGGCAGAGATTCCGCTTGCAGAATCAGGCGCCGCAGCTTTTGCTGATGGCGAGGATACGCCCATGGCAGATTCCGAGCAGATGGCTGTGGATGCAGAGGGCAAAATCAATTCTGCAGCGGTCTCACAGCAGCCCTCACCTTCCGCGCGTGATGAGGACACGGCCATGGAAGATGTCGAGACGGCCGTTGCAGAGCCGGAGGTGGCACAGCCCCTTGCCacggaagaaaagaagccaGAGGCGTCACCTCCCGCTGAGGAGTCGGCTAAGAGCCCGGCTTCTCCCGCTGGGGCTCGGTCCGTATCGAAAGAATCATCTCCGCCAGCAGTAGAAGCCTCTGCCCCAGTTGACGAGTCTATGAAGACGGAAACTGCAAATGGCGAAACTACTGCGGAACCgaccaagaaggaggagtgA
- a CDS encoding 60S ribosomal protein L23-A has protein sequence MSQRGRASAAGNKLKMTLGLPVGAVMNCCDNSGARNLYIIAVCGIGARLNRLPAAGVGDMVMATVKKGKPELRKKVMPAVVVRQSKPWRRPDGIYLYFEDNAGVRNHLRLAVNTFARLVVLCAAIVNTKGEMKGSAITGPVGKEAAELWPRIASNSGVVM, from the exons ATGTCTCAGAGAGG TCGTGCCAGCGCCGCTGGCAACAAGCTGAAGATGACCCTCGGTCTGCCTGT TGGCGCCGTGATGAACTGCTGCGACAACTCCGGTGCCCGCAACCTGTACATCATCGCCGTCTGCGGTATTGGTGCCCGCCTGAACCGTCTTCCCGCTGCCGGTGTCGGTGACATGGTCATGGCCACcgtcaagaagggaaagcCCGAGCTCCGCAAGAAGGTCATGCCCGCCGTTGTCGTCCGCCAGAGCAAGCCCTGGCGCCGCCCCGACGGTATCTACCTCTACTTCGAGGACAACGCTGGTGTT CGCAATCATCTCAGATTGGCTGTGAATACCTTTGCTCGTCTTGTTGTCCTCTGCGCTGCG ATCGTCAACACCAAGGGTGAGATGAAGGGATCCGCCATCACTGGTCCCGTCGGTAAGGAGGCTGCTGAGCTTTGGCCCCGTATTGCCTCCAACTCCGGTGTCGTCATGTAA